The Rhodospirillales bacterium genome includes the window ACGAGCCCGGCTCACGGGATGCGGTGTATGACAGGCGCTGGGATGCCGGTGAAGCGCGCTGGGTGCGTGTGCGTGGGCAAGGGCGGGGTGTTCGCCGGCGGCATGCGCTTTATGGATGGCGTAAAAGGCATAACCTGCGGCCACGCCGGCAAAGGCGGTCGCGATTCCACCCGCGATCATGGGCGCGCCCGGAATGATGCGATCCATCAGACTAAGGATGTCGCCTGCGGCCGACATCGCGGCGCCGGTGGCCACGGCTCCCATGAAGGCGCCGGAAATTTTGCCGACAACGGAATTGAAAACCTTGCTGATCATCTGCGTCATCTCCCTTTTTTCTCTCTTCTGCTTATAACTTAGCAAAAAATGACGCAAATCTTCAAATTTTTAAAATTGCTTATCCGTAGATGGTTCTCGCCGCGTCTGCGGAGGGGCAGATCGGGGCGGTATCCTCGCGCAGCGCGTTTTTCCATCGGTAATAAGTGATCCGCCACGGCATCGGTGCGTGCGCGGGTTCTGGCGCGAATCGATGCAGCGTGGCATTGGGGATGAAAACGCGCCGGTCCACCCCGTGTATCAGTTGCAGTGCGTGGAACGTTCCGCCATGGCCGACGATCAGGATGCGTTCGCCCGCATGGTTCGACAAAACGCGGATAAAGGCCGTCCGCACCCGTGCGCCGAATTCGGCGCGGCTTTCGCCGCCCTTGGGTTTGGCGCCGCTGTGCAAAAGGGGCAAGGTCTCGGACCAGGGCAGTTTTTCCCATTCGCCCATCATCTGCTCGCGCAGATCGTGATCGGCCATGACCGGCAAATTCAGGCTGCTGTTCAGGATTTCGGTCGTCTGCCGTGTGCGCACCATGTCGGAATGCACGATCAGGGTCGGGCGCTGGTGGGCGGGCATGGCGTCCAGAACCTTGGTCACGTCAAAGGCTTGCCGCCGCCCTTCGGCGTTCAGCTCGGTATCCACGCCGCCGCCGCAAAACAGGCGTTTGGCGTTCATCACGGTTTCGCCGTGGCGGATCAGGAAAAACGGGCGTGCGGGCAGCATCGATGTCTAAATTTTAAGAACGGGAACGGCATAGGCGTCGAAATAATCGCATGCGCTGACAATCGCAAGCCCGTGCGTCGCCGCCTGCGCCAGCAACAGCCGGTCGTAAGGATCGGTATGGTGATAGGGCAGGCGCAGGGTTTTCCACGCGTCCTCCGGAGTCATTGGCAGGATGGACAGCCCCGTTTCCGCCACGGTTTCAGGCAGGTTGTCCGGCACTTGCGCTTTTTTCATCGCCTTTTTGACCGCGATCTCGAAAAAACTGACCGCCGAAACGTAAACCCGCGCGGCCGGATCGGCCAGAATCGCCGAAACCGCGTCGGGCAGGCGCTCCGGCGCGTCCATGAAGCGCAAAAATACGGATGTATCCAGCAAATAGCCTTGCGTCATGGCGCGATCCCGAAGATTCGCCCATCTGGGGCATCAAAATCGTCCGCCAGTATGATCTGCCCGCGCAACTGCCCGCCGCGCCGTTTTTTCGGGGACGTCGCGGGGGACAGCACGGCCACCGGCTTTCCTGCGCGGGCGATGGTGACGGGTTCGCCCCCGTCCTCCAGCCCGGCGATGATTTTGGACAGATTGGTTTTGGCGGCATGAATATTAATCATAAACTAAGTCTAGTCTAGCTTAGCTAATATAGCAACAGGCTATAACGCACCCAAATCATGCCCATCCCGAATCGGGCATATTGGCGCAAGAAACGGCCGACAAAGGGCGGGGGCGCAAAACTTTGGAAAAATGGGGCGATCAGGGCATCGTGCTGGCATCCCGCCCGCATGGCGAGGGCGCGGCGGTGGTCACCTTGCTGACCGCGCGTCATGGCCGCCACGCAGGCTATGTGCATGGCGGCGCGACCAGCCAGCGTTTGCGCGCGGCGCTTCAGCCCGGCACGCGCATTGACTTGGATTGGCATGCGCAAAGCATGGACCAGTTGGGTAGTTTCGCGGTCACGGACGCCGCGCCGCCGCCGCCCGCCGCGTTCGACGATCCGGCGGGTTTGTGCGCACTGCAATCCGTCTGCGCCATTCTGGATCGTGCCTTGCCGGAGCGCGAACCACACCCCGCCTTGTTCGCGGGCACCTGTGCATGGCTGGACGCGCTGGCGCAGGAACGCGCGGTCTGGGCGGCGGCGCTGGTGTTTTGGGAACTCGCGCTGCTGCGCGAACTCGGCTTCGGGCTCGATCTGACGAAATGCGTGGTCACGAACGGCCGCGACGATCTGGCCTATGTCAGCCCGAAATCCGGCGGCGCGGTCAGCCGCGCGGGCGCGGGCGAATATCGCGATCGTCTGCTGCGCCTGCCGTCCTTTTTGCACGGCGCTGGCGACCTGCCGGATAACGCCGATATCCGCGACGGACTCAAACTCGCGGGCCATTTTCTCGAACATCGGCTGTTCGCGCACACCACCTGTGCCTTGCCCGATGCGCGCCTGCGCCTGCCGGAATTTTTTGCTTAACCCGGTCTGCGCATGCTGAACACGCCGTAACGACGGATATTCAATAAATCTGGATCAAAATGTGCCCGCATGACGGTATGTGAAATTACGTCGAACCCGGCCTTTTTAAAAGCATCGCGCACGCGCGGCTCCGTCTGCGCGTAATTCCACAAATCTTCCGGGTAATCACGCTCTCCGACGATGTCGGCTGAACCGGGTTCGCCCAAGGGCAGCCATTCATAGGTGAACACGAACGCCGCCCCCGGTTTGAGGATGCGATGAAATTCGCCTGCAAGATGCGGCGTGGCCGGAATGTGTCCGAACACGCCCGCCGACACCGCGCCGTCGAAAACGGCATCCGCGAAGGGTAGGGCGACGCCCGGTTGATATTGTCCGCGCACCAGATGCAGGCGCGGATGCATCGCCAGCTTGCGTTGCGCGATCGCCAGCATCGGCGCGGCGGGGTCGATGCCGGTAATCCGTGCGCGCGTGTGTTTCGCCAGTGCTTGTGTCACCCGGCCCGTGCCGATGCCGAAATCAAGAATATGCGCGTCTTCTCCGAACGGCCCCGCCACCTGCGCGAACAGCGCCGCGATGCGGCGCGGTAGCAGGCTGTAACCAAGGATGCGCGCGGTCAAATCATACCCGCGGGCATGGGCGATGTATTGGCTCATGCCGTGTTGTAGGGGGCGGGATAACCTTATGTCAATTTTTTCGGCATGGGACGCTTTATCATTTTTTCTTGGATTTCCGGGCATTTCCGGTTAAACACGGCCCTATCATGGCCCGTAAATCCGATCCCATCCGCGACAATCCCGGCACCATCGTCGAACAGCCGTTGGTCGATATTCTCTCCCGGCATTACCTCGCCTATGCGCTTTCCACCATCACCTCGCGCTCGCTGCCCGATGTGCGCGACGGCCTCAAACCCGTGCACCGGCGCCTGTTATACGCGATGCACGAACTTGGCCTGCGCCCGCAATACGGCCCCAAGAAATCGGCGCGCGTGGTCGGCGATGTCATCGGTAAATTCCACCCGCACGGCGACCAGTCTGTCTATGACGCGCTGGTACGGCTGGCGCAGGATTTCGCGGTGCGTTATCCACTGGTCGACGGGCAGGGCAATTTCGGCAATATCGACGGCGACAACGCCGCCGCCATGCGTTACACCGAGGCGCGCCTGACCCCCGTCGCCGAACTGCTGATGGACGGCCTGGACGAGGACGCGGTCGATTACCGCCCCACCTATGACGGCGAAACGCAGGAACCGGTGGTGATGCCGGCGGGGTTCCCCAACCTGCTGGCCAATGGCTCGTCGGGCATCGCGGTCGGCATGGCCACCAACATCCCGCCGCACAACGCCGCCGAATTATGCGAGGCGATGGTCGCGATGATCGAGGGCGATCCGTCGATCGCCGATCTGGTCAAGATGATCCCCGGCCCGGATTTTCCCACCGGTGGCATTCTGGTCGAGGACCGCGCCAGCGTCGTCGACGCCTATACCAAGGGCCGCGGGTCGTTCCGTCTGCGCGCGAAATGGACGCAGGAAGACCTGAAAAACGGCAACTGGCAGATCGTCGTCACCGAAATCCCCTATCAGGTGCAAAAGGCCAAGCTGATCGAGGATATTGCCGCCCTGATCGCCAATAAAAAAATCGCGACTCTGGACGACGTGCGCGATGAATCGGCCGAGGACGTGCGCCTCGTGCTGGTCCCGAAAACGCGCAACATCGAACCGGCTTTGTTGATGGAGCAACTGTTCCGCGCTTCGGACCTGGAAATCCGTTTCGGCCTCAACATGAACGTGCTGGAGGGCGGACGCTCGCCGCGCGTGATGAATTTGAAGGAGGCGCTGCAATCCTTCCTCGACCACCGGCAGGAGGTTCTGGTCCGCCGCTCGAAAAACCGGCTTGGCATCGTCGAACACCGGCTGGAAATTCTGGCGGGGTATCTGATCG containing:
- a CDS encoding histidine phosphatase family protein, with the translated sequence MLPARPFFLIRHGETVMNAKRLFCGGGVDTELNAEGRRQAFDVTKVLDAMPAHQRPTLIVHSDMVRTRQTTEILNSSLNLPVMADHDLREQMMGEWEKLPWSETLPLLHSGAKPKGGESRAEFGARVRTAFIRVLSNHAGERILIVGHGGTFHALQLIHGVDRRVFIPNATLHRFAPEPAHAPMPWRITYYRWKNALREDTAPICPSADAARTIYG
- a CDS encoding type II toxin-antitoxin system VapC family toxin — translated: MTQGYLLDTSVFLRFMDAPERLPDAVSAILADPAARVYVSAVSFFEIAVKKAMKKAQVPDNLPETVAETGLSILPMTPEDAWKTLRLPYHHTDPYDRLLLAQAATHGLAIVSACDYFDAYAVPVLKI
- a CDS encoding type II toxin-antitoxin system prevent-host-death family antitoxin; its protein translation is MINIHAAKTNLSKIIAGLEDGGEPVTIARAGKPVAVLSPATSPKKRRGGQLRGQIILADDFDAPDGRIFGIAP
- the recO gene encoding DNA repair protein RecO; amino-acid sequence: MEKWGDQGIVLASRPHGEGAAVVTLLTARHGRHAGYVHGGATSQRLRAALQPGTRIDLDWHAQSMDQLGSFAVTDAAPPPPAAFDDPAGLCALQSVCAILDRALPEREPHPALFAGTCAWLDALAQERAVWAAALVFWELALLRELGFGLDLTKCVVTNGRDDLAYVSPKSGGAVSRAGAGEYRDRLLRLPSFLHGAGDLPDNADIRDGLKLAGHFLEHRLFAHTTCALPDARLRLPEFFA
- a CDS encoding methyltransferase domain-containing protein; this encodes MSQYIAHARGYDLTARILGYSLLPRRIAALFAQVAGPFGEDAHILDFGIGTGRVTQALAKHTRARITGIDPAAPMLAIAQRKLAMHPRLHLVRGQYQPGVALPFADAVFDGAVSAGVFGHIPATPHLAGEFHRILKPGAAFVFTYEWLPLGEPGSADIVGERDYPEDLWNYAQTEPRVRDAFKKAGFDVISHTVMRAHFDPDLLNIRRYGVFSMRRPG
- the parC gene encoding DNA topoisomerase IV subunit A, with translation MARKSDPIRDNPGTIVEQPLVDILSRHYLAYALSTITSRSLPDVRDGLKPVHRRLLYAMHELGLRPQYGPKKSARVVGDVIGKFHPHGDQSVYDALVRLAQDFAVRYPLVDGQGNFGNIDGDNAAAMRYTEARLTPVAELLMDGLDEDAVDYRPTYDGETQEPVVMPAGFPNLLANGSSGIAVGMATNIPPHNAAELCEAMVAMIEGDPSIADLVKMIPGPDFPTGGILVEDRASVVDAYTKGRGSFRLRAKWTQEDLKNGNWQIVVTEIPYQVQKAKLIEDIAALIANKKIATLDDVRDESAEDVRLVLVPKTRNIEPALLMEQLFRASDLEIRFGLNMNVLEGGRSPRVMNLKEALQSFLDHRQEVLVRRSKNRLGIVEHRLEILAGYLIAYLNLDKVIKIIRTEDEPKPVLMKAFKLTEVQADAILNMRLRSLRRLEEMEIKTENKQLLAEKAELEALLGSERRQWTAIKKQIVALGKQFGKDTALGARRTKIGKPSQIQVVSEEDFIEKEPVTLVLSAQGWIRAMKGHGLDPLSFKHKDGDENRFVMPVQTTDKVLVFASNGRSYTLGADKLPSGRGYGEPIRLMIDMQPADDIVALFVYNESDRYLVASSDGRGFVVRAADCLAQTKNGKIVLNLDDGAQAAVIRPVAAGDDHVAVSGTNRKLVVFPLADLPEMTRGKGVTLQKYKGGKLADAITFTIKGGLPFRDGRGSEKSANAKLWLAGRASQGKMPPDGFRRDNRFNV